A region of Paraburkholderia largidicola DNA encodes the following proteins:
- a CDS encoding NADH-quinone oxidoreductase subunit J — translation MDFTTVLFYIFALLLTVSGLKVITSRNPVSSALFLVLAFFNAAAIWMLLQAEFLAILLVLVYVGAVMVLFLFVVMMLDINLDVLRRDFKRFVPMATVVGAIIVIETALILWHGYGATVQPVRDTTAAVAGAADWSNTRLIGKIIYTDYIFAFEVAGLVLLVAIIAAIALTTRHGKDSKRQRVSDQVKVRAQDRVRVVKMAAEKESPAEPEIVAGDAGAGKNS, via the coding sequence ATGGACTTCACGACCGTACTGTTCTACATCTTCGCGCTACTCCTGACGGTGTCAGGGCTGAAGGTGATCACTTCGCGCAACCCGGTGTCGTCCGCGTTGTTCCTCGTGCTCGCGTTCTTCAACGCGGCCGCGATCTGGATGCTGCTGCAGGCCGAGTTCCTCGCGATCCTGCTGGTGCTGGTGTACGTCGGCGCGGTGATGGTGCTGTTCCTGTTCGTCGTGATGATGCTGGACATCAATCTCGACGTGCTGCGCCGCGACTTCAAGCGCTTCGTGCCGATGGCGACCGTGGTGGGCGCGATCATCGTGATCGAGACGGCGCTCATTCTCTGGCACGGCTACGGCGCGACGGTTCAGCCCGTGCGCGACACGACGGCCGCTGTTGCAGGCGCCGCCGACTGGTCGAACACGCGCCTGATCGGCAAGATCATTTACACCGACTACATCTTCGCGTTCGAAGTAGCGGGCCTCGTGCTGCTGGTCGCGATCATCGCGGCGATTGCGCTGACCACGCGTCACGGCAAGGACAGCAAGCGCCAGCGCGTGTCGGATCAGGTGAAGGTGCGAGCCCAGGACCGCGTGCGCGTGGTCAAGATGGCAGCGGAAAAGGAAAGTCCGGCTGAACCTGAAATCGTTGCTGGCGACGCTGGCGCCGGCAAGAACAGCTGA
- a CDS encoding NADH-quinone oxidoreductase subunit M: MHTTFPILSIAIWMPIIFGLVVLAIGSDRNPGPARWIALIGSVLSFIVTIPLMTDFDTSTAALQFEEKANWIQRFNITYHLGIDGISMWFVVLTALITVIVVIAAWEVITKNVAQYLAAFLILSGIMVGVFSSADGMLFYVFFEATLIPMYIIIGVWGGANRVYAAFKFFLYTLMGSLLMLVGLLYLYTQTGTFDLATWHAAKLSMTPQVLLFIAFFLAFAVKVPMWPVHTWLPDAHVEAPTGGSVVLAAIMLKLGAYGFLRFSLPIAPDASHLLAPVVITLSLIAVVYIGLVAMVQADMKKLVAYSSIAHMGFVTLGFFIFNQLGTEGAIVQMISHGFVSGAMFLCIGVLYDRMHSRQIADYGGVVNTMPKFAALVMLFSMANCGLPGTSGFVGEFMVILAAVQYNFWIAFGAAVTLILGAAYTLWMYKRVYFGAVVNDHVKSLVDINRREFFMLAVLAALTLYMGIYPKPFTEVMHVSVENLLSHVAQSKLPLSQ; encoded by the coding sequence ATGCACACGACGTTTCCGATTCTGAGTATCGCGATCTGGATGCCGATTATTTTCGGCCTGGTGGTTCTGGCCATCGGTTCAGATCGCAATCCCGGTCCGGCGCGATGGATTGCGCTGATCGGGTCGGTGTTGAGTTTCATCGTGACGATTCCGTTGATGACGGACTTCGACACGAGTACGGCAGCATTGCAGTTCGAAGAAAAGGCTAACTGGATCCAGCGCTTCAACATCACGTACCACCTCGGCATCGACGGTATCTCGATGTGGTTCGTCGTGTTGACGGCGCTGATCACGGTGATCGTCGTGATCGCCGCGTGGGAAGTGATCACGAAGAACGTCGCGCAGTATCTGGCGGCGTTCCTGATCCTGTCGGGCATCATGGTCGGCGTGTTCTCGTCGGCTGACGGCATGCTGTTCTATGTGTTCTTCGAAGCGACGCTGATTCCGATGTACATCATCATCGGCGTGTGGGGCGGGGCGAACCGCGTGTACGCGGCGTTCAAGTTCTTCCTCTACACGCTGATGGGCTCGCTGCTGATGCTGGTCGGCCTGCTGTATCTGTACACGCAGACGGGCACGTTCGACCTCGCTACGTGGCACGCCGCGAAGCTGTCGATGACGCCGCAGGTCCTGCTGTTCATCGCGTTCTTCCTCGCGTTTGCCGTCAAGGTGCCGATGTGGCCCGTCCACACGTGGTTGCCGGACGCGCACGTGGAAGCGCCGACGGGCGGTTCGGTCGTGCTGGCCGCGATCATGCTGAAGCTGGGCGCATACGGTTTCCTGCGCTTCTCGCTGCCGATCGCACCGGATGCCAGCCATTTGCTCGCGCCCGTCGTCATCACGCTGTCGTTGATCGCTGTCGTGTACATCGGTCTCGTCGCGATGGTGCAGGCCGACATGAAGAAGCTGGTCGCGTATTCGTCGATCGCGCACATGGGCTTCGTCACGCTCGGCTTCTTCATCTTCAACCAGTTGGGTACGGAAGGCGCGATCGTGCAGATGATCTCGCACGGCTTCGTGTCGGGCGCGATGTTCCTTTGCATCGGCGTGCTGTATGACCGCATGCACTCGCGTCAGATCGCCGATTACGGCGGCGTCGTCAACACGATGCCGAAGTTCGCGGCGCTCGTGATGCTGTTCTCGATGGCGAACTGCGGCCTGCCGGGTACCTCTGGCTTCGTCGGCGAGTTCATGGTGATTCTGGCCGCTGTCCAGTACAACTTCTGGATCGCGTTCGGCGCGGCCGTCACGCTGATTCTCGGCGCGGCCTATACGTTGTGGATGTACAAGCGCGTGTACTTCGGCGCCGTCGTGAACGACCATGTGAAGAGCCTCGTCGACATCAATCGCCGCGAGTTCTTCATGCTGGCCGTGCTCGCCGCGTTGACGCTGTACATGGGCATCTATCCGAAGCCCTTTACCGAAGTAATGCACGTGTCGGTGGAGAACCTTCTGTCCCACGTTGCGCAGTCGAAGCTGCCGCTGTCGCAGTAA
- the nuoH gene encoding NADH-quinone oxidoreductase subunit NuoH: MTLFESINAGGTQILGVAWPTVWALVRILVVAVAILLCVAYLILWERKLIGWMHVRLGPNRVGPAGLLQPIADVLKLLLKEVIQPTQASRWIYMIAPVMVVVPAFAVWAVIPFQAGAVLGDINAGLLYAIAISSIGVYGVILAGWASNSKYAFLGAMRAAAQMVSYEISMGFALVVVLMTAGSLNLSEIVGSQMRGIFASHGVTFLSWNWLPLLPAFVVYFVSGIAETNRHPFDVVEGESEIVAGHMIDYSGMAFALFFLAEYINMIVISALASVMFLGGWSAPFEFLSFIPGIFWLVLKVFFLLSVFIWVRATFPRYRYDQIMRLGWKVFLPVTVIWVVVVGFWIMSPLNIWH; the protein is encoded by the coding sequence ATGACCTTGTTCGAATCGATCAACGCGGGCGGCACCCAGATTCTCGGCGTGGCATGGCCCACCGTGTGGGCACTCGTGCGCATTCTGGTGGTGGCCGTCGCGATCCTGCTGTGCGTGGCTTACCTGATCCTCTGGGAACGTAAGCTGATCGGCTGGATGCACGTGCGTCTCGGGCCGAACCGCGTCGGCCCCGCAGGTCTTCTGCAGCCGATCGCCGACGTGCTGAAGCTGTTGCTGAAGGAAGTCATTCAGCCGACCCAGGCCAGCCGCTGGATCTACATGATCGCCCCGGTGATGGTGGTGGTCCCCGCGTTCGCCGTATGGGCGGTGATTCCGTTCCAGGCGGGTGCCGTGCTCGGCGACATCAACGCTGGCCTGCTGTACGCCATCGCCATTTCGTCGATCGGCGTGTACGGTGTGATTCTGGCGGGCTGGGCGTCGAACTCGAAGTACGCCTTCCTCGGCGCGATGCGCGCGGCGGCACAGATGGTGTCGTATGAAATCTCGATGGGCTTCGCGCTCGTCGTGGTGCTGATGACGGCGGGCTCGCTGAACCTGTCGGAGATCGTCGGTTCGCAGATGCGCGGCATTTTCGCCAGCCACGGCGTGACCTTCCTGTCGTGGAACTGGCTGCCGCTGCTGCCGGCTTTCGTCGTGTACTTCGTGTCGGGCATCGCGGAAACGAACCGCCACCCGTTCGACGTGGTGGAAGGCGAGTCGGAAATCGTTGCCGGCCACATGATCGATTACTCGGGTATGGCGTTCGCGCTGTTCTTCCTTGCCGAGTACATCAACATGATCGTGATCTCGGCGTTGGCCTCGGTCATGTTCCTGGGCGGCTGGAGCGCACCGTTCGAATTCCTGTCGTTCATCCCCGGCATTTTCTGGCTGGTCCTGAAAGTCTTCTTCCTGCTGTCGGTATTCATCTGGGTGCGCGCGACGTTCCCGCGTTACCGCTATGACCAGATCATGCGTCTGGGCTGGAAGGTGTTCCTGCCTGTCACCGTGATCTGGGTCGTGGTGGTCGGCTTCTGGATCATGTCGCCGTTGAATATCTGGCACTAA
- the nuoK gene encoding NADH-quinone oxidoreductase subunit NuoK gives MLSLAHYLVLGAILFAISIVGIFLNRRNVIIILMAIELMLLAVNTNFVAFSHYLGDVHGQIFVFFVLTVAAAEAAIGLAILVTLFRSLDTINVEDLDQLKG, from the coding sequence ATGTTGTCCCTTGCCCATTACCTCGTGCTCGGCGCGATCCTGTTCGCGATCAGCATCGTTGGCATTTTCCTGAACCGTCGCAACGTCATCATCATTTTGATGGCAATCGAACTGATGCTGCTGGCGGTCAACACGAACTTCGTCGCGTTCTCGCATTATCTCGGCGATGTGCATGGCCAGATCTTCGTTTTCTTCGTGCTGACGGTTGCGGCAGCGGAAGCGGCGATCGGTCTTGCAATTCTGGTGACCCTGTTCCGTAGCCTCGACACGATCAATGTCGAGGATCTCGATCAGCTCAAAGGTTAA
- the nuoG gene encoding NADH-quinone oxidoreductase subunit NuoG — MVELEIDGKKVEVAEGSMIIQAAHKVDTYIPHFCYHKKLSIAANCRMCLVDVEKMPKAVPACATPVSAGMIVRTKSEKAVKGQQSVMEFLLINHPLDCPICDQGGECQLQDLAVGYGKSSSRYSEEKRVVFHKNVGPLISMEEMSRCIHCTRCVRFGEEVAGVMELGMLGRGEHSEITSFVGKTVDSELSGNMIDLCPVGALTSKPFRYSARTWELSRRKSVSPHDSVGANLVVQVKNNRVMRVLPFENEAINECWISDKDRFSYEGLNSPERLTRPMLKQNGQWIETDWQTALEYVVKGLKGISADHGANAIAALGSAHSTVEELFLLKQLAQAVGTPNVDFRLRQTDFTAAANGTPWLGTSIANLSMLDSALVIGSSLRRDHPLFAARLRQAAKGGAKITLLQATRDDALIPQAARIAAAPSAWLNELAGIAAAVSEAKGVALPEAFAGAAATDAAKQTAKELGAGETRVVLLGNGAVQHPEFARIHAAAQWIAEATGATLGFLTEAANTVGAHLVGALPGEGGLNAREVFEQPRKGYVLLNLEPEFDTANPAQALAALNQAEMVVVMSPFQTGAEYADVLLPIAPYTETAGTFVNAEGTVQMFNGVVRPLGDARPAWKVLRVLGNLLGASGFDYDTAEQVRTAALGDGDLTPRLSNRTSASVARSNGAKAAEGTFERIADVPIYHADQLVRRAQSLHLTAAARAANSVGLPAALFDKLGLKEGDAVRVRQGDRSVQIPAVRDANLAETVVRVSAATPAGAALGSLFGELVVEKA; from the coding sequence ATGGTTGAACTTGAAATAGACGGCAAGAAAGTAGAGGTGGCCGAAGGCAGCATGATCATTCAGGCTGCGCATAAGGTCGATACCTACATTCCTCACTTCTGCTATCACAAGAAGCTGTCGATTGCGGCCAACTGCCGGATGTGTCTCGTCGATGTCGAGAAGATGCCGAAGGCCGTGCCTGCATGCGCAACGCCGGTGTCGGCGGGCATGATCGTGCGCACGAAGTCGGAAAAGGCGGTGAAGGGTCAGCAATCCGTGATGGAATTCCTGCTGATCAATCACCCGCTCGATTGCCCGATTTGCGACCAGGGCGGCGAATGTCAGCTGCAGGATCTGGCCGTCGGTTACGGCAAGTCGTCGTCGCGTTATAGCGAAGAGAAGCGCGTCGTGTTCCACAAGAACGTCGGCCCGCTGATCTCGATGGAAGAAATGTCGCGCTGCATTCACTGCACGCGTTGCGTCCGCTTTGGCGAAGAAGTCGCCGGCGTGATGGAACTCGGCATGCTGGGCCGCGGCGAGCACTCGGAAATCACGTCGTTCGTCGGCAAGACGGTCGACTCCGAACTGTCGGGCAACATGATCGACCTGTGCCCGGTCGGCGCGCTGACCAGCAAGCCGTTCCGCTACAGCGCCCGGACGTGGGAACTGTCGCGCCGCAAGTCGGTGAGCCCGCACGATTCCGTCGGCGCGAACCTCGTGGTGCAGGTCAAGAACAACCGCGTGATGCGCGTGCTGCCGTTCGAAAACGAAGCCATCAACGAGTGCTGGATTTCGGACAAGGACCGCTTCTCGTACGAAGGCCTGAACAGCCCGGAACGTCTGACGCGTCCGATGCTCAAGCAGAACGGCCAGTGGATCGAAACCGACTGGCAGACGGCGCTGGAATATGTCGTCAAGGGTCTGAAGGGCATCTCGGCCGATCACGGCGCAAATGCGATCGCTGCACTCGGCAGCGCGCATAGCACGGTGGAAGAACTGTTCCTGCTCAAGCAGCTTGCGCAAGCCGTCGGCACGCCGAACGTCGATTTCCGTCTGCGTCAGACGGACTTCACGGCCGCCGCAAACGGCACGCCGTGGCTCGGTACGTCGATCGCGAACCTGTCGATGCTCGACAGCGCGCTCGTGATCGGCTCGTCGCTGCGCCGCGACCATCCGCTGTTTGCCGCGCGTCTGCGCCAGGCAGCGAAGGGCGGCGCAAAGATCACGCTGCTGCAGGCGACGCGCGACGACGCGTTGATCCCGCAAGCCGCGCGCATCGCTGCTGCGCCGTCGGCGTGGCTGAACGAACTGGCGGGCATCGCTGCTGCCGTGTCGGAAGCGAAGGGCGTGGCGCTGCCGGAAGCCTTCGCAGGCGCGGCGGCAACGGATGCCGCGAAGCAAACGGCCAAGGAACTCGGCGCCGGCGAAACGCGCGTCGTGCTGCTCGGTAACGGCGCGGTCCAGCATCCGGAGTTCGCGCGTATCCACGCAGCAGCGCAATGGATCGCCGAAGCAACGGGCGCGACGCTCGGCTTCCTGACGGAAGCGGCGAACACGGTCGGTGCACATCTCGTCGGCGCTTTGCCGGGCGAGGGCGGCCTGAACGCGCGCGAAGTCTTCGAGCAGCCGCGCAAGGGGTATGTGCTGCTGAACCTCGAACCGGAATTCGATACGGCCAACCCGGCGCAGGCGCTTGCCGCGCTGAACCAGGCGGAAATGGTCGTCGTGATGTCGCCATTCCAGACGGGCGCCGAATACGCAGACGTTCTGCTGCCGATCGCGCCGTACACGGAAACGGCCGGCACGTTCGTGAACGCGGAAGGCACGGTGCAGATGTTCAACGGCGTCGTGCGTCCGCTCGGCGATGCGCGTCCCGCATGGAAGGTGCTGCGCGTGCTGGGCAATCTGCTCGGCGCGTCGGGCTTCGACTACGATACAGCGGAGCAGGTGCGCACTGCAGCACTCGGCGACGGCGATCTCACGCCGCGTCTGTCGAACAGGACGTCGGCAAGCGTCGCGCGCAGCAATGGCGCGAAGGCCGCAGAAGGCACGTTCGAGCGTATCGCCGACGTGCCGATCTACCACGCCGATCAGCTCGTGCGCCGCGCGCAATCGCTGCATCTGACGGCAGCCGCGCGCGCCGCCAACTCGGTGGGTCTGCCCGCCGCGCTGTTCGACAAGCTGGGTTTGAAGGAAGGCGACGCGGTGCGCGTTCGTCAGGGCGATCGCTCGGTGCAGATCCCGGCCGTGCGTGATGCGAATCTTGCGGAGACGGTCGTCCGCGTGTCGGCGGCTACGCCTGCCGGTGCAGCGCTGGGCAGCCTGTTCGGTGAACTGGTGGTGGAGAAGGCGTAA
- the nuoI gene encoding NADH-quinone oxidoreductase subunit NuoI: MTAIQNFFKTFFLTELLKGLALTGRYTFQRKITVQFPEEKTPISPRFRGLHALRRYENGEERCIACKLCEAVCPALAITIESETRADNTRRTTRYDIDLTKCIFCGFCEESCPVDSIVETHILEYHGEKRGDLYFTKDMLLAVGDRYETEIAANKAADAPYR, translated from the coding sequence ATGACCGCAATCCAAAACTTCTTCAAGACCTTCTTTCTGACCGAGCTGCTCAAGGGCCTCGCGCTGACGGGACGCTACACGTTCCAGCGCAAGATCACCGTGCAGTTCCCTGAAGAGAAGACCCCGATCTCGCCGCGTTTCCGTGGCCTGCACGCGCTGCGCCGCTACGAAAACGGCGAAGAGCGCTGTATCGCCTGCAAGCTGTGCGAAGCAGTGTGCCCGGCGCTTGCGATCACGATCGAATCGGAAACGCGCGCGGACAACACGCGCCGCACGACGCGCTACGACATCGACCTGACCAAGTGCATCTTCTGTGGTTTCTGCGAAGAGAGCTGCCCGGTTGATTCGATCGTCGAAACGCACATCCTCGAGTATCACGGCGAAAAGCGCGGCGATCTGTACTTCACGAAGGACATGTTGCTGGCAGTCGGCGACCGTTACGAAACGGAAATCGCTGCAAACAAGGCAGCCGACGCACCCTATCGTTGA
- the nuoN gene encoding NADH-quinone oxidoreductase subunit NuoN, protein MQNAPMTALLPDALVMAAIVVAWLIDTFVGPNSRRTTYFIALISTVVAGIWFAVDAFSGTGPQYFFSRMYVVDPFANVMKAVVSLGYAVSIVYSRKYLEDRGLYEGNFFLLGMFSLLGQLVMISGNNFLTLYLGLELMSLSLYAVIALRREHAPSNEAAMKYYVLGALASGFLLYGISMLYGATGSLELNEVLKAVASGHINDVVLLFGVIFIVAGIAFKMGAVPFHMWVPDVYQGAPTAMTMLVGGGPKVAAFAWGLRFLVMGLLPLAVDWQEMLVILAALSLIVGNITGIVQRNIKRMLAYSAISNMGFVLLGLLAGVVDGKTGAAASAYGSAMFYSIIYLVTTLGSFGVVMLLARRDFEAETLDDFKGLNQRSPVFAFVMMVLMFSLAGIPPTVGFYAKLAVLEATMNAGLTWLAVLAVITSLFGAFYYLRIVKLMYFDDPVDTTPIAGDTCKRALLALNGVAVLVLGLVPGPLMSLCLNAITHTLPL, encoded by the coding sequence ATGCAAAACGCACCTATGACCGCCTTGTTACCTGACGCGCTAGTGATGGCCGCTATCGTCGTTGCGTGGCTTATCGACACGTTCGTTGGCCCGAACAGCCGCCGCACGACGTATTTCATCGCGCTGATTTCCACGGTCGTAGCCGGCATCTGGTTCGCCGTCGACGCCTTCTCGGGCACCGGGCCGCAATACTTCTTCTCGCGCATGTACGTTGTGGACCCGTTCGCCAACGTGATGAAGGCGGTGGTGTCGCTCGGCTACGCGGTGTCGATCGTCTACTCGCGCAAGTATCTGGAAGATCGCGGCCTGTATGAAGGCAACTTCTTCCTGCTCGGCATGTTCTCGCTGCTCGGCCAGCTGGTGATGATTTCGGGCAACAACTTCCTGACGTTGTATCTCGGTCTGGAACTGATGTCGCTGTCGCTGTACGCCGTGATCGCGCTGCGCCGTGAACATGCGCCGTCGAACGAAGCCGCGATGAAGTACTACGTGCTGGGCGCGCTGGCTTCGGGCTTCCTGCTGTACGGCATTTCGATGCTCTACGGCGCGACGGGTTCGCTCGAACTGAACGAAGTGCTGAAGGCTGTGGCTTCGGGACACATCAATGATGTCGTGCTGCTGTTCGGCGTGATCTTCATCGTTGCGGGTATCGCGTTCAAGATGGGCGCCGTGCCGTTCCACATGTGGGTGCCGGACGTCTACCAGGGCGCGCCGACTGCGATGACGATGCTCGTCGGCGGCGGTCCGAAGGTTGCCGCGTTTGCATGGGGTCTGCGCTTCCTGGTCATGGGTCTGCTGCCGCTCGCCGTCGACTGGCAGGAAATGCTCGTCATTCTGGCTGCGCTGTCGCTGATCGTCGGCAACATCACGGGTATCGTCCAGCGCAACATCAAGCGGATGCTGGCGTACTCGGCGATCTCGAACATGGGCTTCGTGCTGCTCGGCCTGCTGGCAGGTGTCGTCGACGGCAAGACGGGCGCAGCGGCGAGCGCATATGGCTCGGCGATGTTCTACAGCATCATCTATCTGGTGACGACGCTCGGCTCGTTCGGTGTGGTCATGCTGCTCGCACGTCGCGACTTCGAAGCCGAAACGCTCGACGACTTCAAGGGTCTCAATCAGCGCAGCCCGGTGTTTGCGTTCGTGATGATGGTGCTGATGTTCTCGCTCGCCGGCATTCCGCCGACGGTCGGCTTCTACGCGAAGCTCGCCGTGCTCGAAGCGACGATGAACGCAGGCCTCACGTGGCTCGCCGTGCTCGCGGTGATCACGTCGCTGTTCGGCGCGTTCTACTACCTGCGCATCGTCAAGCTGATGTACTTCGATGATCCCGTCGACACGACGCCGATCGCAGGCGATACCTGCAAGCGCGCGCTGCTCGCGCTCAACGGCGTGGCGGTGCTGGTGCTCGGTCTCGTTCCGGGCCCGCTGATGTCGCTCTGCCTGAACGCGATTACGCATACGCTGCCGCTGTAA
- the nuoL gene encoding NADH-quinone oxidoreductase subunit L has translation MSTTLNENLLLAVALAPLAGSLIAGLFGKTVGRAGAHSVTILGVAISFVLSCIVFLDVLHGASFNATVYEWMTVGKVKFEVGFLVDTLTAMMMCVVTFVSLMVHVYTIGYMADEETGYERFFSYISLFTFSMLMLVMSNNFLQLFFGWEAVGLVSYLLIGFYFKRESAIYANMKAFIVNRVGDFGFILGIGLILAYGGSMNYGDVFAKSHELASLSFPGTEWGLLTVACICLFIGAMGKSAQFPLHVWLPDSMEGPTPISALIHAATMVTAGIFMVTRMSPLFELSDSALSFITVIGAITALFMGFLGIVQNDIKRVVAYSTLSQLGYMTVALGVSAYPVAVFHLMTHAFFKALLFLGAGSVIIGMHHDQDMRNMGGLRKYMPITWITSLIGSLALIGTPFFSGFYSKDSIIDAVKLSHLPGSGFAYFAVVASVFVTALYSFRMYFLVFHGEERFRGPKHPDSPMGAEAAAHGHGHHDDHGHGHDDHHAHEPHETPWVVWLPLVLLAIPSIVIGAIAIGPMLYGDFFQHGVAFEKVIFIGENHPALHEMAEEFQGWASMGLHAASGLPVWLALAGVVVSWFLYLKRPDLPAVIKRGFGPIYTLLDNKYYMDKINEVVFARGAVAIGRGLWKEGDIVVIDGIVNGSARFIGWFASVIRFLQSGYIYHYAFAMIIGMLGLLTLFVTLGGK, from the coding sequence ATGTCAACGACACTCAATGAAAACCTGTTGCTGGCGGTCGCGCTCGCACCGCTGGCCGGCTCGCTGATTGCGGGGCTCTTCGGCAAGACGGTGGGACGTGCCGGTGCGCACTCGGTCACGATTCTCGGCGTCGCCATCTCGTTCGTGCTCTCGTGCATCGTGTTTCTCGATGTGCTCCACGGCGCGAGCTTCAACGCGACCGTGTACGAATGGATGACGGTCGGCAAGGTGAAGTTCGAAGTCGGCTTCCTCGTCGACACGCTCACGGCGATGATGATGTGCGTGGTGACCTTCGTGTCGCTGATGGTGCACGTCTACACGATCGGCTACATGGCCGACGAGGAAACGGGCTACGAGCGCTTCTTCTCGTACATCTCGCTGTTCACGTTCTCGATGCTGATGCTCGTGATGAGCAACAACTTCCTGCAGCTGTTCTTCGGCTGGGAAGCGGTGGGTCTCGTGTCGTACCTGCTGATCGGCTTCTACTTCAAGCGTGAAAGCGCGATCTACGCAAACATGAAGGCGTTCATCGTCAACCGCGTGGGCGACTTCGGCTTCATTCTCGGCATCGGCCTGATCCTCGCGTACGGCGGCTCAATGAACTACGGCGACGTGTTCGCGAAGAGCCACGAACTGGCTTCGCTGAGCTTCCCGGGCACCGAATGGGGTCTGCTGACGGTCGCATGTATTTGCCTCTTCATCGGTGCGATGGGTAAGTCCGCGCAGTTCCCGCTGCACGTGTGGCTGCCCGACTCGATGGAAGGCCCGACGCCGATCTCCGCGCTGATTCACGCGGCAACCATGGTGACGGCCGGCATCTTCATGGTGACGCGCATGTCGCCGCTGTTCGAACTGTCGGACTCGGCGCTGTCGTTCATCACGGTGATCGGTGCGATCACGGCGCTGTTCATGGGCTTCCTCGGCATCGTGCAAAACGACATCAAGCGTGTCGTCGCTTACTCCACGCTGTCGCAGCTCGGCTATATGACGGTCGCGCTCGGCGTGTCGGCGTACCCGGTCGCCGTGTTCCACCTGATGACGCACGCGTTCTTCAAGGCGCTGCTGTTCCTCGGCGCGGGCTCGGTGATCATCGGCATGCACCACGATCAGGACATGCGCAACATGGGCGGCCTGCGCAAGTACATGCCGATCACGTGGATCACGTCGCTGATCGGCTCGCTGGCACTGATCGGCACACCGTTCTTCTCGGGCTTCTACTCGAAAGACTCGATCATCGACGCAGTGAAGCTGTCGCATCTGCCGGGTTCGGGCTTCGCGTACTTCGCGGTCGTCGCGAGCGTGTTCGTCACGGCGCTGTACTCGTTCCGCATGTACTTCCTCGTGTTCCACGGCGAAGAGCGCTTCCGCGGTCCGAAGCATCCTGATTCGCCGATGGGCGCGGAAGCAGCAGCGCACGGCCACGGTCATCACGACGACCACGGCCACGGTCACGACGACCATCACGCTCACGAGCCGCACGAAACGCCGTGGGTCGTCTGGTTGCCGCTGGTGCTGCTCGCCATTCCGTCTATCGTGATCGGCGCCATCGCAATCGGCCCGATGCTCTATGGCGATTTCTTCCAGCATGGCGTGGCGTTCGAGAAGGTGATCTTCATCGGCGAAAACCATCCGGCGCTGCACGAAATGGCGGAAGAATTCCAGGGCTGGGCCTCGATGGGCCTGCACGCTGCGTCAGGCCTGCCCGTGTGGCTGGCGCTGGCTGGCGTAGTGGTCTCGTGGTTCCTGTACCTGAAGCGTCCGGATCTCCCCGCTGTCATCAAGCGTGGTTTCGGTCCGATCTACACGCTGCTGGATAACAAGTACTACATGGACAAGATCAACGAAGTCGTGTTCGCACGCGGCGCAGTGGCCATCGGCCGCGGACTGTGGAAGGAAGGCGACATCGTGGTCATTGACGGCATTGTCAACGGCAGCGCGCGCTTCATCGGCTGGTTTGCGAGCGTGATCCGTTTCCTGCAATCGGGTTACATCTACCACTACGCATTCGCCATGATCATCGGCATGCTGGGGCTCCTGACCCTGTTTGTAACGCTCGGCGGCAAATAA